CCTATTTTTTTGCTGGTGGACTTGGACTTGTTGCTACGCTGCTTAGCTTGTATATGCCAGAGACACTACCCAAGGAAAAACGAAAACCCGCTAGCCATTGGGTCCGCCGGGAACCCATTCGCAACCAAATCCTAAATTCATTTCGGACATCCTATTTTCGTTATCTTCTCCTCATTCTGATCATGACATTAGGTTTGATGAATTACGAAACAGTGTATGCTCTTTTTGTGGAACGAAAATATGGTTTTGATGCCACTAAAATCTCAATGATCATTACGGTTGGTGCAATTATAGGCATCGTTGTACAGATATGGCTACTTGATTATCTCATCAAGAGACTTGGTGAGATGAAGCTTATACGTCTCTCTTTGATTATGACAGCCATCGCTTTACTGTTAATGATCATTAAGATTAATTTAGGTTATTTGCTGGCGGTATCTGCTCTGTTTTTTGCTTTTAATGCCTTCCTAAGGCCAACCGTAAGTACAATGATCGCGAACTCAGCTGGTGATCGCCAAGGATATGCCGCCGGATTGAATACGACGTATACCAGCCTAGGCAATATATTGGGACCCATTTTAGCGGGTTTGTTGTTTGACAAACACATTCATATTCCTTATATTTTTGGTGCACTTATCCTTGCATCTGCCCTTTTCTTAACCTTACAAAAATCGAAAAATGAGAAACGGATGGTTGTTAATGACTGAGAACTGGCACCAGAATTTGAAAAACAAAAATCGGGAAGAACTCATTGCGGCTGCAAAGGAACTTTTTATGAAGCAAAGCTTTCTCAAAGTTAATATTAAGGATGTATGCAACGTGGCTGGTGTAAGTCGAGTCACATTCTATAAGCACTTTCAGTCCATGAACGAACTGATCTTTGAGGTCCAGATGGAAATCCTTGAGAGCATGACCGAATTTGTTAGAAGGGCACCTTCAGCCGAAATGAGCGGTAAGGAGATGCTGACTTCGATGCTTGATGCATGGATTGATTACGCTTGGAAACATCCGGAATACATCAAGTTTATTCTTTTATTCGATCTGCATTACGAAGCTTATGATTCAAATCAAGAACTCAAAGAACAGTACAACAATTTTGTTAGCCGGGGAAAGGAACGACATTTCCTGATGGATGCTCTGGAAGTTGGATTTCAAGATGGATCATTAAAGTCCGACACGGAGCCCTTGAAGACCGCTCATTTTATCTTCACGTCTATGATGGGTATACTCCAGAAAATGAGTCTGACGTCCAAGGACGAACGGAATAACGAACTTGAGGATATAGAAATTGCTAACCGATTTGTGGGGATGTTGATTCAGTATTTAAGTCCAGAAAGTGATGAATCCCCTACCTTTAGGTAGAAGTCGCTGCTGTATTCCAAAGGATTATAGATCGTCCAATGGACGAAATAGAATAACATGGCTCAGTCTGCTAAACTGTGAAAATAGAGCGATTACATATACTTGTCATATTAGCCTTATCTATTTCACGGAGGTGCGGGGATGAACGGAAGTCTGTTTGAGCCACGGCTACGTGACGGGGATTATATTCCTCGCTTTTTTGCTTACTATTACAAGCAATGGCATGACTATACGATGTCTTACCACGATCATCATTCCACTGAAATTATGTACATGATTTCCGGCTTTTGCAGGGTAGATGTACAAACGGGAGAGAACACGGAAGAAAGCATCGCGCTGCGTAAAGGCGAGTTTATTATGCTGGACGCAGGTGTACCGCATCGACTGGTGGTGGAAGGAGTACAACCGTGCCGGATGCTAAATGTAGAGTTTGGTTTTACGGAAGGGGTGAGGGTAGGGCCGTCTATCCGACAAATCGCAACGGAGGAGCAGGAGGTCACGACTCTCATGTCACGTCCGTTCCCGTATCTGGTACTATCGGACCCGGAAGAGGTATATTATGCGCTGAAAAGTCTCGTGCTGGAGCTGGACCAACGAAAAGAACAGCCGGGTGCAATGGCAGAGATGCTTTTTATGCAATTGCTAGTACGAATTGCACGTCTACGGGAAGAGGCAGAGCGCAGCAACACGCAGCAAACGGATATGTACATCAAACGATGCATTGAATTTCTCCATCTGAACTATGATCGAGAGATTGTGGTCAAGGACATGGCGGCGGCCGTGAATCTGCACCCAGGTTATTTGCACCGTATTTTCAAAAAACATACGGGGCTAACACTCACCGCGTATTTAACAATGCTGCGAATGGACAAGGCCCGTATGCTTCTTCAGCAAACGGACATTCCCATTCAAGAAATTGCCGATTATGTAGGCGTAGCCAGCAGGCAGTATTTTCATATGCTGTTCAAAAAGCACACAGGCCAAACCCCTGTAGAATACCGCTCTGCTGTAGAGCGCAATGTGAGGAACTATGCGGAGGAGGAAGGGGACTGAATATATAGGAAGTTTTATGATTTATTCATATTCGCGTGGAGCTTACCTGATAAAAAGGTAGGCTTTTTTTGATTTTGAAAATAGGCAATTGGATTCAGGTTCAAAAGAATCATTTTTTGGGAATTGAAATTCATATGATTATTTTAAATTGAAGATGTTCATAGGCGAATTAACTTTATTTCTTTGAAAATGAAGACGTATTTTCACAAGTATGGATGCTTGTTTTGGGTAAAAAGAATCTGAATGATAGTAAATTTTTCATTTTTATGCATGATAATAGGTCTTATATCTTGATTGTTTTATAAGAGTTATAAATTGACAATAACAAAAACACTTCGTATGATACCTATAATGTAAGGTATAAATTGGAATTCAAATGGTTCTTTGGATTCAATTATGTTATAAAGTTCCATGAAATGAATATTGAGATTGAACATATAAAGGAGTTTTACCGTCGATGGGACATATGGATGAACAAATTGCAGACATGATTAATACTGCACGGAAGGAACAACAGGGTGCATCTGGTCTCCCGAAATCGGATTTACACAATTACATAGAATCTGAGAGCGGCTTGGAACTTTATCCACTTAAGATGCTGGACGGAGAACGAATCGCTTTTGCAGAACGTCCTTTGCTGAACGACAAAATTTCGATATGGTTGCCCCGGACTTTCACCGAGATGGGTGAGCGGGAGATTGAACTTAAATATCCTTCGAGTTATCGCCCACCGCTCATTTTGACCGATCCAACAGGGGAGATCAATTTTTCTTTTAACCTGACACCAAGCGAACTGACGGATGAGGAGCTAGAGGCGTTCACCAGCGAGATGATCTACATTTTGCACCACACGCAAAAGTTGACGGAATGGTATGCAGACGGTGTGTGCAAGGTGTACGGACGACGGGTCGGATACTGTGAATTTATGACTCCGGCTTTGAATACGCGTCTGTATAATCTGACCTTTTTTGCAGCTCTGGAAGGGCATGCGCTTATAT
The Paenibacillus peoriae DNA segment above includes these coding regions:
- a CDS encoding MFS transporter, coding for MSSLPKSATFPLFILMLNLFIALLGQGMVIPILPEYLKQFNAAGAAAGYLIAAFGAAQFIFSPLGGQLSDRWGRKSMIITGLFLTVISDLMFAVSTTLPLLYIARFIGGIGIGLMVPSNMAYVADITTSETRAKGMGYLGASMNLGMVLGPGLGGMIAEFGIRVPYFFAGGLGLVATLLSLYMPETLPKEKRKPASHWVRREPIRNQILNSFRTSYFRYLLLILIMTLGLMNYETVYALFVERKYGFDATKISMIITVGAIIGIVVQIWLLDYLIKRLGEMKLIRLSLIMTAIALLLMIIKINLGYLLAVSALFFAFNAFLRPTVSTMIANSAGDRQGYAAGLNTTYTSLGNILGPILAGLLFDKHIHIPYIFGALILASALFLTLQKSKNEKRMVVND
- a CDS encoding TetR/AcrR family transcriptional regulator gives rise to the protein MTENWHQNLKNKNREELIAAAKELFMKQSFLKVNIKDVCNVAGVSRVTFYKHFQSMNELIFEVQMEILESMTEFVRRAPSAEMSGKEMLTSMLDAWIDYAWKHPEYIKFILLFDLHYEAYDSNQELKEQYNNFVSRGKERHFLMDALEVGFQDGSLKSDTEPLKTAHFIFTSMMGILQKMSLTSKDERNNELEDIEIANRFVGMLIQYLSPESDESPTFR
- a CDS encoding AraC family transcriptional regulator; the encoded protein is MNGSLFEPRLRDGDYIPRFFAYYYKQWHDYTMSYHDHHSTEIMYMISGFCRVDVQTGENTEESIALRKGEFIMLDAGVPHRLVVEGVQPCRMLNVEFGFTEGVRVGPSIRQIATEEQEVTTLMSRPFPYLVLSDPEEVYYALKSLVLELDQRKEQPGAMAEMLFMQLLVRIARLREEAERSNTQQTDMYIKRCIEFLHLNYDREIVVKDMAAAVNLHPGYLHRIFKKHTGLTLTAYLTMLRMDKARMLLQQTDIPIQEIADYVGVASRQYFHMLFKKHTGQTPVEYRSAVERNVRNYAEEEGD